Proteins from a genomic interval of Clostridium sp. M62/1:
- a CDS encoding ABC transporter substrate-binding protein — MMKKKKILLGLTTLFVSAALCACGGGKNGEGSSAAKQNEASAAEEGNTLSEGTPKAGGSVVVGMTHDLASLDPHATTDAGTRDVVFNLYEGLVKPAPDGSLIPAVASDYKISEDAKTYTFTLREGITFHDGTPVTAEDVKYSIDRCAEANQGSAFSMLSEVAVKDEKTIEVKLNESYSEFLADLSQAYIIPAANENPAGNPIGTGPFQFVSYTPDQSVVLEKYDGYWQEGLPYLDEVTFKITADVDTAFMELQAGTIDILKHLTSAQVQTLNDSFKVESGSMNLVQAMFLNSAYEPLSKKEVRQALCYGVDRDAINQFLFGGKSHLIGSHMIPNMAVYYEPQAEKVYSYDPAKAKELLTEAGYPDGFDLEITVPSSYSQHVDTAQIIVEELSQIGVNATINQVEWSTWLSDVYTDGKFEATVIGFDGTLAPNDWLMKYTTGNKKNFMHYSNPEYDQVFNKAYTTVDEAEKEALYKEAQMILAEDAAAVYIQDPANFVAVNKRLGGYTFYPTAGDDMSLVYEIGE; from the coding sequence ATGATGAAAAAGAAGAAGATTCTTTTAGGTTTGACGACACTTTTCGTATCTGCTGCACTCTGCGCATGCGGTGGCGGCAAGAATGGAGAAGGATCCTCAGCGGCAAAGCAGAATGAAGCATCTGCTGCAGAAGAAGGTAATACTCTTTCAGAAGGAACACCCAAAGCAGGCGGAAGTGTTGTGGTTGGCATGACACACGACCTGGCTAGTCTTGACCCCCACGCTACAACGGACGCAGGAACTAGAGATGTGGTTTTCAATTTGTACGAAGGGCTTGTGAAGCCCGCCCCGGACGGCAGTCTGATACCGGCAGTGGCCAGTGATTACAAGATCTCAGAGGACGCAAAGACTTATACTTTTACCCTCAGAGAAGGAATCACTTTTCACGACGGAACTCCTGTGACGGCCGAGGATGTCAAATATTCCATTGATCGATGTGCGGAGGCCAATCAGGGCTCCGCTTTTTCTATGCTCTCAGAAGTAGCTGTGAAGGACGAAAAGACCATTGAGGTGAAACTGAATGAGAGCTATTCTGAGTTCCTGGCAGATCTCTCCCAGGCTTATATTATTCCTGCCGCCAATGAGAACCCGGCAGGAAATCCCATTGGAACAGGCCCGTTTCAGTTTGTGTCCTACACGCCTGACCAGTCAGTTGTACTGGAGAAGTATGACGGCTACTGGCAGGAAGGGCTTCCCTATCTGGATGAGGTGACCTTTAAGATTACGGCTGACGTAGATACTGCGTTTATGGAGCTTCAGGCAGGCACTATCGACATTCTGAAACACCTGACCAGCGCTCAGGTGCAGACTTTAAATGACAGCTTTAAGGTGGAAAGCGGAAGCATGAACCTGGTTCAGGCTATGTTTTTAAACAGCGCCTATGAGCCGCTTTCCAAGAAAGAGGTAAGGCAGGCTCTGTGCTATGGGGTGGACCGGGACGCCATCAACCAGTTCCTGTTCGGAGGAAAGAGCCATCTGATCGGTTCCCACATGATTCCCAATATGGCTGTGTACTACGAGCCTCAGGCGGAAAAAGTCTACAGCTATGATCCGGCGAAGGCCAAGGAGCTTTTAACAGAGGCAGGCTATCCGGACGGTTTTGATCTGGAGATTACAGTGCCGAGCTCTTACTCCCAGCATGTGGATACGGCCCAGATCATCGTAGAAGAGTTAAGTCAGATCGGAGTGAATGCCACCATCAATCAGGTCGAGTGGAGTACCTGGCTCAGCGATGTGTACACAGACGGAAAGTTTGAGGCCACAGTGATTGGCTTTGACGGGACTCTTGCCCCGAATGACTGGCTGATGAAGTACACAACGGGCAATAAGAAAAACTTTATGCACTACTCAAATCCAGAATACGATCAGGTATTTAACAAAGCCTACACTACAGTAGACGAGGCAGAAAAGGAAGCCCTCTACAAGGAGGCTCAGATGATTCTGGCAGAGGATGCGGCTGCTGTGTATATCCAGGATCCGGCCAACTTTGTAGCAGTGAACAAAAGACTTGGCGGATATACCTTCTATCCTACAGCAGGTGACGATATGTCTCTGGTATATGAAATCGGAGAGTAA